The segment TAGTTCATCAAGTTGTTTTataaacaatgctcccagaagttGTTTTATATAAGACCtcttatagcatagttctccctctcataGAACCttgcaaggtaccgagagcatcctgcccacacgacagagcctggcaggctctccgttttgtattcgatatgccaaacacagtaacaatgatgggtttcattccccttaccctgaaagagtttctaatgtggcactgctggaaagaatgaataaagagagaatgctaaaatctcagggctagaacgaatggagacgttactggtacccactcgagaaaattgggatgacagtgatacagtgataaagtgatacataaatatgtatatatatatttacatatatatacatagtttttgttttgttgttgcagtTGGGGTCATGCCTAGCAGTACTCAAgagttatcctggctctgcaatcagaatttattcctgcaagtgctgagaggaccatataggatgcgggAATAAAATCTAGgtgaaatgccctacctgctgtaccttggctccagtcctttaaaatacttttaaattgacTCAAGGGGCtgtggagatagtacagaggcttagacgcttgccttgcatataagtgATTCCCGATTGTTTTAGTTCTTCTGtatttcggtcacacctggccaaatacaaaatacaatgcaatgctcagaggttatgcctggctctgcactcaggaaccagtcctggcaatgctccaagTACCTTATGGTGTTCCAAGAAACAAACCTGGCTCAATCAAAGCACCTTACAAGATGTACTACCTCTCTAAAGCCTATCCCAGTTCTGAGTCTATCCCTAGCaacaccaaaagtgatccttagGTCACCAATGtaacctaggagtaagcccttaatagcaccatatgtggcccaaaaatacaaaaattaaattaaacagatATGCACTCATGAACTTAGTTCATCAATTTTATCTACATCATGatcatcatttttataaataaatatatggaactgtagtactgtagcactgtcattttcatcacgttgtttattgatttgctcaagcaggcaccagtaacatttccattgtgagatttattaccgtttttggcatatcaaatacaccacaagtagcttgccaggctctgccacttgggcgggaaactctcagtagcttcccgggctctccgagaggaacggatgaaccgaacccgggtcggctgcatgcaaggaaaatgccctacccgctgtgctatcgctccagaaataTATGGAACAATTTTGGAAATCCAGAATaccttctcatttttattttaacttggacttcaaaacaaagaaattcctcTTAGGACAAAtttcataagaataaaaaaagcgctggagagatagtacatagggtacggtacttgccttgcatgcagtcaactcaggttcaatccccaggaccctgtatggtcccccaagtcccacagaAGAGATCCTGGAGAACCAAGCCAGGAGGAAGtttgaacattgctgagtgtagaaAAAGAAGTCACTGCTAACTTTTGAAGCTTAGTGTGTACTTTTTTGCTTTAATATATCAAATAAACCTCCTGGGAGGAGAGGCTGTATGCCCAGCTACTCACACAGTTCACATGGCTACACTCTGAGGAAGAGGGTGTCAGCAAGAGGCAGCAGGCATGAGGACAGACAAGAGTGCTCATGAAAACCACCCTGGTGCTCTACCCAACAGGAATCCCTGTCCCACACAGCTAGTCCTGCAGCAAGACTGCTGGGGAACAGACACAGGTGTCCTCCTTTCCTCTGTCCTGGCCTGGGTCTCTGCCCAACTGAACCTATTTCTCAGATGACAGGGTCTTGGCACTGTCTCAGGATGAAGTGAGCATCAAATCTCAAGAGAAAACGATGAATGTTGTTGTTTTCATAcagatttttgtctttctcttggaTTATGCTTAATAAGcaatattcaaaaattttactgacgggaggctagagcaatagcatattgggtagggcgtttggcttgcacgtagctgacccgagttcgatttgcagcatcccatatggtcccttgagcaccaccaggggaaatttctgactgcagagccaggagtaactgctctGCATTTCTAGGTTTgacccaaaatgaacaaaaaaattactGACGATTTAAATGGAATCTTGGAATTTGTTCCTCTGACTTAATAAAGCAGACATTTAAACTAATTTAAACAGGTCTGGTCTGTTGGGATAGTATCATCTGGAGGACACTCTGCTGAATCAGCACCCTGAACCACAGCCCTCTCAGACACAGGACACGAGAGGCACCGGCTGCACTTACCCTAAAGCCTCAGAGTCTGAAATCTCAGAGAAGAAATGGAGCTCAACTCCTGAACGAAGGGTGACATGTGGGGAATCCACAGACATACACTTAAAATTCCAAAACTGAATCAGGTAGGTTGAGTATCGTAGTACATAAATAGCATATTGAATTTGTGAAATACAagtatttttcataacaaatgtGTCACTTAATGTGACGGTGTCTCTCAGGGTCTTCCCTAGCCCACCCTATTGAATATTCACCTGGCTTGCTCAACCATTACATTCCAAGGTGAACATAACATTGTGCTctaatcacagtagaaatgacatctgtacctatatattcattgcagcactgttcacaatagttaaaatctggaaacaacccgagtgccctaaaacagatgactgcttaaagaaacattggtacatctacagaatggaatactatgcagctgttaggagagacaaagtcatgaaatttgcttataaatggataaatgtggagagtatcatgctaagtgaaatgaatcagaaagagagggacagacatagagggactgctctcatttgtggactGTAtcgtagcatcacatgaggctgacacctaaggacggtagatacaagggccatgggGATTGCCCCtttgctggaagactgcttcatgagcagaggggagaaagcagatggatagagaagggaacagtaagaaaataatggctggaggaactaattgggatgggagatgcatgtggAAAGTAGATAATAAACCAACTcttggtgtctgtgttgcaagttataatgtccaagtgtagagagagaatatggggaatattgtctgccatagagccagagagagggtaggaaaggagggtatacccaggatactggtggtggggaatgtgcactggttgagagatggatgttttatcattgtgagattgtaacccaaacatgaaagcttttaactatctcacagtgattcaatacaaattaaaaaaaaaacattatgctCTAAAACTAGTTCTATAGCTCAGAatagaagaataatttttttctgatatttgggtcatacctggaggtgcacaaggatcactcctggctcatgcactcaggaattacccctgacggtgctgggaatcaaataagGTCAGCCACGCACAGAGATACCACCCTACCCGcctactctcgctccagccccagaaaaataattttaatcattaaagGTATTTTAAATCAGTCCGACCTCAGATATTATAACCCAATATATTAATTGCTAGTGGATAAATATTTACTAGGAAAAATTAATTCCTgtgcaatttttataaaattatggtGAATTAATATTCACATACTAGTATGATGATTTCAATAGAGATTTGAAACAACCCTATTCACTTCagttttcaaaaaaagttttcCAGAAAAATCTTGAATGTTGTAGATACAGAGATTCTTTCATATTTGACCACCTATCATATGTATTTGCATAAAAGTGACTTCAGGTGTCTACCCTGGAAATTTCTAGGAAACTGTAGCTTTCTAAAATGAAGTTAAAGTATGATATCAATCCAACATTAGCAGCTGCCTTCTTATCGAAAATGGCAATTAATAACAATTTTAATTGACGTTAGATAAGCTGTTAGATGAACCGGATTACTGGTCTCAACAGAATATGTCTATAATCAGAAAAAGAACATAAGTTAAATGTTATAAATGTATGCACATTATAAACAGATGGCTTTTAGAGGTTCTCCATTATAAACAAAAGGTTCACGTACCATTCATGAAGCATCCTAATGAACTTTTCCAGCCTATTCCTGAGGAAATGCTGCCACTTACCCATGTGAACAAAACCCATGCAGCCTATGAACTGGGGCAGGTGCGGGTCATGTTCCTCCAACAGCAGAAGCCCACAGGCACCAAGGCTAAGAGGTTAAATACTTTGGATCATTGCTTCAACTGTCGAAGGATTATTTGCTGCTCCCTCTCCATCCTCAGAGGGGCTGTTCCCAATCAGAGCTCAGGTCCCCCAGGTGATGTGCACCAATTATCTCACTGTTCTGCTGGACAAAGAAATGACTAGAGCTTAGCTCGGGAGGACAGGCACCAGCTACCATCGGGAATGCGTAGTGATctgtcaccaagtgtgacccactgCCAATCCCCAAACAGGCATTAGTAGGTAGCTGTCAGGAGAATAAGCCATTCCAGAGCAATTCTGCAATTGAAAATCACTAATTTCCACTCCCACGTGGAAACACAACGGAGTGACTGCTCGTGTGCCCACCAGGGAGAAGGGGGAATTCTGACCAGGTAAAACAATCCACTTGCCCTTATGCATACAGAGAACAGTTTCAGGAAAAACACAAAACCTTCCCCgagacagaaaaaaaaggcaataacAGAGATGAGTTTCTTTATagggaaggagcagaggagcccccATGGAAAACTATCTTTAAAGGGAAGGAGCAAAGTAGCCCCCAGAGGAAACGGTGGTTCTAAACCTCGAAATACAAGAGCTGAACTGACAGGCAGGAGGCTAAGTTGGGAGAAGCTGGAACTGAAAACGCTGGTGCTGGGAGATGGCAGGTGCTGGGCTTGAAGGGAACAACCTTTCACTGGAACAAGGGACTAGGACCCCTGGTGGTCTGCACACATGCAAGATCCTCTCCTGGCTCCCAGTGGAGAGAGGGGACCACTGAGAGAACTCAGCTTCCTCTCCACAAAGCCTGCTCCATCGGGATGGTGTTTACTGGAATTCACATGTGCGAACATAAAGGGCTGCTCCCCAAATCAAGGATTTCTTATGAGCAATCCTCAGACCAAAAGGGAGCCCCATGATATGTTCAATGTGGTGCCAAACCACTTTAGTTAAGAACACCCATACTGGCATACTTAGCAAGATTACAACTCAAAACTGGAGTGTGTACCATACAGGCAAAACCTACAACTCCATAACTAAGACACAGATATTCcaagaaatattaaaaggatTACTCAACACTGGTAATAACAGATAAAAAAAAGTAaccctgaaaacaaaaattaaaatccccAGAGATAGAATTGTATAGGAAAGGCAGGGAATCTATCTCTTGTAAATGAAGCATAAAGTCTGAAAAGCATCACACAGATATAATCTGAAACCGCATGgattaattaagaaataaatagaattaaaatttatacaAAGGGTTACCATTTCTAGATCTACCGAAATAGAGGATTTCAGTAATACAAGCCTTTTGAATGAACTCAAATTTTAAAGCTCTCAATAAAAGCAACTGTTGTACATACTGAATATTATACATAAACCACATGTCAACCACAAAGGAAAACCTTACACATAAAATATGTGCAAGTCAGCTAATagtgtggccacacgacctcatatctctttattctcagcaatggaaaacaaattatcaaatgcttcttttccagcaggtcagactttgggggtgggggagggactccaaacaataataacaagttttttgttgaaatattgaatgcaatcaaagtaaagaaaaagtgaatTTAAATTTATCAGCTGCACAGGTGGGATGGTGGTtgggggagaggtttactgtggttcttggtggttgaatatgagcactggtgaagggatgggtgttcgagcattgtataactgacacataagcctgaaagctttggaactttccacatggtgattcaataaaataaataataaataaataaaaaattttaaataatgtgcaAGTTTCAAAAATATGAAACTAAAGAAAGTCagagctggagacatagcacagtgggtaaggtgcttgcttggatgCTACTGACtcaaatttaatccctggcaggaggaaccactgagcaccactgggtagatGTAGCCCACACTCACAAAATAAAGCTAACATTCTGTTAAAGAATGGAgccagagaaaaaataaattaacacaaaatttatttcttcaaagacAGAAAACAACTGCACACAAATAAAGGCCAGTCAGAAACCACTGGAAAGACAAAATGGCACATTTGCAAATGAAGAGACATGAAGTGTTTGcacagacaggcagagaagatTCATCTATAGCTGCCTACAGGACCCTTTCAGGTGTGTGGACACATGGATTAAAAGGAAGGGGGAAACAAGATAATCGGTGGAACTTAAAAGGCAGCCCACCTATCCATGCGCATTAGGAAACACAGTTGTTGGAACGAGATAAGGAGCCAGTGAAGGAGAGATCAGTGGCAAAAGAGGCCAAACTGAACAGCATAATGTGACCAGCTGACATGCAACCTTCGTGGGAGCACAAGACATACCCAAAAATAtactcagtgattcaattttttaaaaaaggaaatttggaatAAAACCAGGATCTATCAccctaaacatatatatgtatatatatacacacatgtatgtatatatatatacatatatgtactcaAATTGTAAGAAAGCTTAGAATATAAGACTTAAACCACAAATCCCAGAAGCAGACATGGGTTGTCAGCTACTCGACCTATGTTTCAACATTCAAATCATGGAAGTGTCTCTcagcaaaaagaaaaccaaaaatatatgaaatttttagTTTAGTGATATTTAGTTTAGTTCAAACAGATAAAAGAGCAGATGACCAAATGAAAACAACTGTAAGGCTTGAAAATCGCATAGTTTTCATGAATATATACAAaacttcatcttcatcatcatcatcatcatcatcatcatcccgttgatcttctaatttcttgagcagtctcactaacatctccattcgtcttagctcTGAGATTACAGAAGCCTCTGTCTACTTCTCCTTCTGAACAAtgccactttggaggctctttcaggtcagggcaatgagacccagcattgttactggttttggcatatcaatacaccatgggaagtttatGAGGCTCTCCaaagtgggcaggatactcatggtagctagccaggtactcccagagagagaactaggctacaagatgtcacgCAgctgcttctaggagcttggttttaagtctctgggtttgaaccattggtggaattacacggtgccgggggcagtccctgggtgtgaccacctagctactggaaagtgggaaatctgggcagaagagacccagtcacaatctgagtaggcttgggaGTCTCAGCCCGGATTCCCaaacacctgtgttcctctggcggaaacttcatgcatgaggctcgtccgaacatgtggagaggggccttgggtgCCTGGCTGTGGTTAGGTTCCAAGGTCTTCGGCTGTGTAAGCACTGCTCAGGGTGTGGAGGGAATTTGGGGCCCAACCCATCAGAGGGGCCTTCGGATGACAGCCAGGCACTCAGGCAAGAGACCCTATACAAAACTTAGCAAAAGATATTGCAAACGTAAAATAGGGAAATGGCctaaaaaatttctcagacagGCACAAAATATATGTGTGATTGTGTATATAAATACTCAACATCACTAaatatcactaataatcagagtgTAAAATTATACCTCTGTTAATCACTATTACTAAAAATTCACACAAGTATAATTCACGCTTGactaataaaacacaaatatacgTCTAGATTTAGATTACATGAAATATAGAAAACAGAttaacaaaggaaacaaaattcaaagacaCTGAAAATGAAAGGTAGTTGTAGTtgtaggcagagagagaaattgagaatTGGGGAGTGGGGTTAAAAGGGTACATTCTAATATTAATTTTAGGAGGGGATTACTATCAATTATTCCTCAATATCAACAAGTATGACATTGTACTAATACAGATgaaatttattactttaaaaactaGATGATGAAAATGAGTTTTATTAAACTTAATAAACTTTCCTTATACTTAATTTAAAAGAGTCACTCAGAACACATCTAAACTCCAAAAGAACAATAATTGCACTAGGGCAATTGGGAATACACATTAGAAGATCTTCCTTCTGAAGATCGAAATATTCTTAAGACTTAAAGATGACAGTCGCAACAATAAAGGAATATGTAAGAAATTAGACAATTTACCATTTACTACCATTAGTCACAAAGGTTACAGGATTAATATTGTGCTCTAAAAATAAGCATCGATTTTTATGAGATTTGTGAACATACttattatatttctgaaaatatctgATATCTAAAATACATGACTATGTATTTCATTAGAAAACAAAGGACAGTTCCCTTGGTTGATATTATAAATGGAAACACTCCAAAGTCCTCATTTTCCAAGAACTTTCCAGAAGGCTCTAGCAACATCCTTATTCCGCAGGCTGTAGATGAGAGGATTGAGCATGGGCGTTATAATGGTGTAAAAGATAGAGACCAATTCCTCCTGCTCAGGGGTGTGGTAGGACTTTGGCACAATGTACTTGATGATGGCAGCACCATAGAAGAGGGACACCACAATCACGTGAGAAGAGCACGTAGTCAAGGCTTTCCTGAGTCCCTGCCTTGACCCCATGCCCAGTACAGTGGACAGTATGCTGCCATAGGAGCCCAGAATAGCTGagatgggagggaggagaaaaatcaCCCCACTCACAAAAACACCCTTTTCATACTGGGAGGTGTCCACACAGACCACTTTCAGGAGAGCTGGGAtctcacaaaagaaatgatggatTTCCTGGGAGCCACAGTAAGGCAGAGTCATAGTGTAGATCACATGGATCATAGCATTGAGCAGGGCCCCCAGCCAGGTCACAAGTACCAGCACCACGCATACCCTGGGGCGCATGAGGATGGGATAGCGCAGTGGCTGGCAGATGGCAACATATCGGTCATACGCCATCACAGCCAGCAACAGGTATTCTGATCCTCCCAGCGTGGTGAAGAGGAACATCTGAAAGCTGCACCCTATGAAGGAGATGCGGCGATCCCCTGAGAGAAAGACCAGGACCATCTTGGGGACAAAAGTGCAGATATACAAGAGATCCATGAGGGAGAGCTGGCTGAGCAGGAAGTACATGGGGTTGTGGAGAAGAGGGTCAGCCCAGATGAGGAGAAGGATTGTGGAGTTGCCAAGCAGGGCGACCAGAAGGTCCACCAAGGTGAGTGCCACGAGGACCCAGGGAACTGGGGTGCCGTGAAACAGATCCAGGAGGATGAAATCACTCCCTGAAGTCTGGTTGCTCTGCCATGCCATCCTCTTCAGCCTACCTGTGTCTTGCAGACAGTTGCAAAAGCAAGGGGCACAGTCTCTGTATCATTTTACCAGATAAAATCAGAAAGCAATCTCATTTTTCTACTTATAATACCACATACTTTTAAACCtcaaataaagatttttagaaatatttttcttatatatctACAAAAAGTCACACTTTTGCTCATAGGATCCAAATCTAGACTCAAAACCATAAATGCTAACACTATCGTAACATATAATCTAATTACAATAactcatatattcatatatgaataTTTTGCCCTGGCATCTGGCTTTCTTTAtgggggccccttggagcagggaggtTGAGTTTCTCCCCCCACCAGGAGGAGAGCCCCACCCGCCGAAGACCTCTGGGactcagccacagccacactcaaggcctctctccacatgttcggaggaactgacagagaaacccaggtgtacAGGACTCAgggctgacatctccaagcctgctcagatcgggactgggcctactCCACACAGACCCTCATTTTCTAGTCGCTTGGTAGCCACACCAACAAAcagcccctggagccatgtaattccagcaacagccaagatccagagactataaaacaatgctcccagaaatTATTTCACAGAAGTCCtcttatagcatagttctccctctcagagaaccttgcAAGGTAccgagcatcctgcctgcacgagagagcctggcaagctctccgtggtgtattccatataccaaacacagtaacaatgataggtctcattccctttatcctgaaagagcctccaatgtgagcccctggaaagaatgagtaaagagaggctgctaaaatctcagggctagaatgaatggagatgtaactggtgccagctcaaataaattgggatgacagtgatacagcgataaagtgatgcatatatacatagttgtTGTTTTGGTATCgctgttggggtcacacctagcagtactcaagggttacccttgctctgcactcagacattacttctacaattgctcaggggaccatactggatgctgggaatcaaacctaagtgaaatgccctacctactgtaccttggctccagtcctttaaaatagttttaaattgacttaaggggctgaggagatagtacagaggctaaggcacttgctttgcatataggtgaTTCCCAATTGTTTTAGGtcttttgtattttggccacacctggccaaaTACATAATACaatgcaatgctcaagggttaatgcctggctctgcactcaggaaccagtcCTGACAATGCTCCAATTACATTATGGGTTTCCAAagaacaaacctgggtcaatcaaaGCACCTTTCTCGATGTATTACCTTTCTAACCCCTACACCAGTtttgagttctatccccagcaccatcaaaaGCAATCCCTAGGTCAACAAAAGtgacctaggagtaagccctaaattgcaccagatgtggccaaaaaacacaAGAATTACTGACAGGAAATGTGAAGAAAACAGTTAAACAAACCTGACATGAACTCATGAACATAGTTCATTAATTTTATCTACATTATGATCAtccttttcataaaaaaaatatatggaactgtagcactgtagcactgtcattgtcataccattgttcattgatttgctcaagctggcacaagtaacatttccattgtgagacttattactgttttggcatatcaaatacaccatggatagttTGTCAGACTCTatcctgcgggcaggatactctcagtagcttgtcgggctctccagagggatggaggtaccccgggttggctgcgtgaaaggaaagtgccctacaagctgtgctatcactccagaaatgTATGGAATAATTATGGAAATCCAGAATaacttctcatttttattataacttggacttcataaaaaagaaattcctctTAAGAGAAATTTCATAAGAATGAaaaagaggactggagagataatacatagggtagggcgcttgccttgcatgcagccaactcaggttcaatccccagtaccccgtatggtccccaaagtctcACCAGAAGAGATCC is part of the Sorex araneus isolate mSorAra2 chromosome 2, mSorAra2.pri, whole genome shotgun sequence genome and harbors:
- the LOC129402480 gene encoding olfactory receptor 2T27-like, whose product is MAWQSNQTSGSDFILLDLFHGTPVPWVLVALTLVDLLVALLGNSTILLLIWADPLLHNPMYFLLSQLSLMDLLYICTFVPKMVLVFLSGDRRISFIGCSFQMFLFTTLGGSEYLLLAVMAYDRYVAICQPLRYPILMRPRVCVVLVLVTWLGALLNAMIHVIYTMTLPYCGSQEIHHFFCEIPALLKVVCVDTSQYEKGVFVSGVIFLLPPISAILGSYGSILSTVLGMGSRQGLRKALTTCSSHVIVVSLFYGAAIIKYIVPKSYHTPEQEELVSIFYTIITPMLNPLIYSLRNKDVARAFWKVLGK